A single region of the Oleispira antarctica RB-8 genome encodes:
- a CDS encoding Phosphoribosyltransferase encodes MSESLTLDQLNQIMADADLLKSKEEIEVALDQLAGGITERLSSSMPVVYSIMNGGLIFAGKLLPLLSFPLEVGYMHATRYRGETQGQTELQWQALPSCPMDGRTVLILDDIFDEGNTLAEVVEACKAQGAKEVITAVLINKVHDRKNTDLQVDFCGLDVEDRFVFGYGMDYRGYWRNAEGIFAVKGL; translated from the coding sequence ATGAGCGAATCTCTGACCCTTGACCAGTTAAACCAAATAATGGCTGATGCTGATCTGTTGAAATCTAAGGAAGAAATTGAGGTCGCTTTGGATCAATTGGCCGGTGGTATTACTGAACGCTTATCATCGAGCATGCCTGTCGTGTACTCCATTATGAATGGCGGTCTTATTTTTGCGGGTAAATTGCTACCTCTTTTGAGCTTCCCTTTAGAAGTAGGTTATATGCACGCGACGCGTTATCGCGGCGAAACTCAGGGCCAAACTGAGCTTCAGTGGCAAGCCCTTCCTTCTTGTCCTATGGATGGTCGTACGGTTTTGATTCTTGATGACATCTTCGACGAAGGTAATACCTTGGCTGAAGTGGTTGAAGCATGCAAAGCTCAAGGTGCTAAAGAAGTTATCACTGCAGTATTAATTAATAAGGTTCATGACCGTAAGAATACAGATCTTCAGGTTGATTTCTGTGGTCTGGACGTTGAAGACCGTTTTGTCTTTGGTTATGGCATGGATTACCGTGGCTACTGGCGTAATGCCGAAGGTATCTTTGCAGTTAAAGGCCTTTAG
- a CDS encoding PepSY-associated TM helix domain protein, whose translation MQQKTHKTLYSSHSWIGIISGILLFIVTFSGIPALFDHEIEYWQYPIFSEQQSKQQEKVFDLERTIQASKEINFQHEKFFIQPANDINNHIIFAHFYEDKEPDLRYLNASNYQEFPPSPSELNHLLAHLHTDLHLPNPWGRYLVGLSGMAMLLAIIAGIFIHLKWRKEFVMLRPKRSWRLLLTDQHKLLGLWSLPFTLILAFTGTILGLLGLISPILALAAFNGDVEKATVAVLGPRAEITGEYAPVYPLNTLFDQLEIDLPNTSVELIQVDGLQASASDQHTELMADVGGIIKFSGYHKDKLSNLETVTYNLTSGEKIHQGSFVGKGPFQRIFAAVTPLHYVLFGNTWLKVFYALSALAACGLILTGNILWLHRRGHGMEHWLSKLTLGICGGLVVATSLTFAGSQILYGLNLAPDSGLHHHAEEWVFWSSWLLMILAPFVIKDGFKLSHYLLRLTSIGFIVTLLADGFINNRWLWLTEGWILTIQLSLLVSALLFIYLDWKMPNQVSKKS comes from the coding sequence ATGCAACAGAAAACTCATAAAACGCTATACAGTAGCCACTCGTGGATCGGAATCATATCGGGAATACTGCTTTTCATTGTCACCTTTTCAGGCATACCTGCGCTATTTGATCATGAAATTGAATACTGGCAATATCCAATATTTAGTGAACAACAATCTAAGCAGCAAGAAAAAGTATTTGATTTAGAACGAACCATTCAGGCGAGCAAAGAAATCAACTTTCAGCATGAAAAGTTTTTCATTCAGCCCGCTAACGACATTAATAATCACATAATATTTGCTCATTTTTATGAAGACAAAGAACCAGACTTGCGTTATTTGAATGCCAGCAACTATCAAGAATTTCCACCGTCACCTTCTGAACTGAATCATTTATTAGCGCACCTTCATACCGACTTACATTTACCCAATCCATGGGGACGCTATTTGGTTGGGCTTTCTGGAATGGCCATGTTATTAGCCATTATTGCAGGCATTTTTATTCACTTAAAATGGCGCAAAGAGTTTGTTATGTTGCGCCCGAAACGCAGTTGGCGATTACTGCTAACAGACCAACACAAATTACTGGGTCTATGGTCACTGCCCTTTACATTAATCTTGGCTTTTACCGGAACCATTTTAGGATTACTGGGCTTAATATCTCCTATTCTTGCCTTAGCAGCATTTAATGGCGATGTAGAAAAAGCGACGGTTGCGGTACTCGGGCCTAGAGCTGAAATCACTGGAGAATACGCTCCCGTTTATCCTTTGAATACGTTATTTGATCAACTAGAAATCGACTTACCGAATACGTCTGTGGAGCTTATTCAAGTGGATGGCTTGCAAGCATCCGCCTCAGATCAACACACAGAATTAATGGCCGATGTCGGCGGCATTATTAAATTCAGTGGATACCATAAAGACAAACTGAGTAACCTTGAAACCGTCACGTATAACCTCACGTCAGGCGAAAAAATACACCAAGGGTCTTTTGTCGGCAAAGGTCCCTTTCAACGAATTTTTGCTGCCGTAACACCCCTGCACTACGTTTTGTTCGGCAATACCTGGCTCAAAGTTTTCTACGCATTATCGGCACTGGCCGCCTGCGGACTTATTTTAACCGGTAATATATTATGGCTGCACCGACGCGGGCATGGCATGGAGCATTGGTTAAGCAAATTGACGCTAGGGATTTGTGGAGGCTTGGTTGTCGCAACGAGTCTGACATTTGCAGGCAGTCAAATATTGTATGGTTTGAATTTAGCACCAGATTCGGGCTTGCATCATCATGCAGAGGAATGGGTTTTCTGGAGTAGCTGGTTGCTAATGATACTGGCGCCTTTCGTTATTAAAGACGGTTTTAAACTCAGTCATTACTTGCTGCGTTTAACCAGTATAGGATTTATTGTGACCTTACTGGCAGACGGTTTTATCAACAATCGCTGGTTATGGCTAACCGAGGGTTGGATTTTAACCATTCAATTAAGTCTATTGGTATCGGCTTTGCTATTTATTTATCTAGATTGGAAGATGCCAAATCAAGTCTCGAAAAAGTCTTGA
- a CDS encoding rRNA methyltransferase, TrmH family protein, with protein MNSSNNILDSIRIVLVQTYHPGNIGAIARAMKTMGLNELYLVDPREYPADEASSRAAGALDVLDNAIVVESLTEAIADCTQVFATSARKRNYTRPQVSAEEAAGWIKANPNEKIAIVFGRERMGLSNEQLGLCQQLLYIPGNPEYDVLNIGSAVQIVSYELFKQFGLHRDDLVSTTETSSIEASAESEEYASQQDMERFYQHLESTLSDTGFLVKNHPGEAILRLQQMFARAQPNAKELRMLRGILGSVDKLTNKT; from the coding sequence GTGAATAGCTCAAATAACATATTAGATTCAATTCGCATTGTTTTAGTCCAAACCTATCATCCAGGGAACATCGGCGCGATTGCCCGAGCGATGAAAACAATGGGCTTAAACGAGCTGTATCTTGTCGATCCTAGAGAGTACCCCGCCGACGAAGCCAGTAGCCGTGCGGCTGGAGCACTGGACGTATTAGATAACGCCATCGTGGTTGAATCGCTAACAGAAGCCATCGCCGACTGCACTCAGGTATTCGCCACCAGCGCTCGCAAACGCAATTATACTCGCCCGCAAGTCAGTGCCGAAGAAGCCGCAGGCTGGATAAAAGCCAACCCCAATGAGAAAATCGCCATCGTATTTGGCCGTGAACGCATGGGATTAAGCAACGAACAGCTCGGACTCTGCCAGCAACTGCTTTATATTCCAGGAAACCCTGAGTATGACGTGCTTAATATTGGCTCAGCTGTCCAGATAGTCAGTTACGAATTATTCAAACAATTCGGCCTACACCGCGATGATCTAGTATCAACGACTGAAACATCCAGCATTGAAGCATCTGCCGAATCGGAAGAGTATGCCAGCCAACAAGACATGGAACGCTTCTATCAGCATCTAGAATCCACATTGTCAGATACCGGCTTCCTCGTCAAAAATCATCCAGGTGAAGCCATCTTACGCCTACAACAGATGTTTGCCCGCGCCCAGCCGAATGCAAAAGAATTGCGCATGCTGCGTGGAATATTAGGATCGGTGGATAAGCTGACAAATAAAACATGA
- the argE gene encoding Succinyl-diaminopimelate desuccinylase, with protein MTVKLTPTLELAFDLMQRRSVTPIDAGCQQLMMDRLGAVGFKHEEMRFDDTDNLWSRRGTEGPLVCFAGHTDVVPTGPEGNWTYPPFEPQIHDGLLYGRGAADMKGSIASFMIATENFVKEHPDHKGSIAYLITSDEEGPAKNGTVKVIETLEARGEKIDMCIVGEPSSTTDTGDTIKNGRRGSLGCVLTVKGIQGHVAYPQLARNPIHDVAPALAEMTAETWDNGNDFFPATSFQISNINSGTGATNVIPGDCVVTFNFRFSTELTAEILKERTEAIFAKHNLDYDIDWNLSGQPFLTSSGSLVDATVAAIKTVTGIDTELSTAGGTSDGRFIAPTGSQVIELGPRNATIHKVDECVEAEDLNILATIYQRILENLLLDTQ; from the coding sequence ATGACCGTAAAACTGACACCCACACTAGAACTGGCCTTTGATCTAATGCAACGCCGTTCGGTAACCCCAATCGATGCCGGTTGTCAGCAACTTATGATGGATCGCCTAGGCGCGGTCGGCTTTAAACATGAAGAAATGCGCTTCGACGATACCGATAACCTTTGGTCTCGCCGTGGCACCGAAGGCCCATTGGTTTGCTTTGCAGGCCATACCGACGTAGTACCTACGGGCCCTGAAGGCAACTGGACTTACCCTCCGTTTGAACCACAAATTCACGATGGTTTGTTATACGGCCGTGGCGCCGCCGACATGAAAGGCTCCATCGCATCATTCATGATCGCAACTGAAAACTTCGTTAAAGAACATCCAGATCATAAAGGCTCTATCGCTTACTTAATTACCAGCGATGAAGAAGGCCCGGCGAAAAACGGCACGGTTAAAGTAATCGAAACCTTAGAAGCCCGTGGCGAAAAAATAGACATGTGCATCGTCGGCGAACCTTCAAGTACGACCGATACTGGCGATACCATCAAAAACGGTCGTCGTGGTTCTTTAGGCTGTGTATTAACAGTTAAAGGCATTCAAGGTCACGTGGCTTATCCACAATTAGCCCGTAATCCGATTCATGACGTAGCCCCTGCACTTGCAGAAATGACGGCTGAAACTTGGGATAACGGCAACGACTTTTTCCCAGCTACCAGCTTCCAAATTTCAAACATCAATTCAGGGACTGGCGCGACCAACGTTATTCCTGGCGATTGCGTAGTAACGTTCAACTTCCGTTTTTCTACTGAGTTAACAGCAGAGATATTGAAAGAACGTACTGAAGCGATTTTTGCCAAGCACAACCTAGACTACGACATCGACTGGAACCTAAGCGGCCAGCCATTCTTAACGTCATCCGGTTCATTGGTCGACGCGACTGTTGCTGCAATTAAGACAGTCACCGGTATCGATACTGAATTAAGCACCGCTGGCGGAACATCCGATGGGCGCTTCATTGCACCAACAGGATCTCAAGTTATCGAACTTGGCCCACGCAACGCCACCATCCATAAAGTAGATGAGTGTGTTGAAGCGGAAGATTTGAATATCTTGGCTACAATTTACCAACGTATCCTAGAAAACTTATTACTAGACACTCAATAA
- a CDS encoding Basic membrane lipoprotein, with product MLNIKSRKILLNVLTLMGLLLSLAISNISYSAPIKAAFILVGPANYVGWSYSHDQGRRFLEQKFGAQIETEFVEFVPEGRASREVLQELASRNDIVFSTSVGYMISTEGIARDNPKVMFEHATGSRQGKNLSNYATRAYQPRYLSGLIAGSMTKSGKIGYIAAHPIPEVIRGINAFTLGVREVNPTAEVEIEWTKAWYDPEKDIELANKLVASGADVLTHHTDSSSVTETAEKNNVFVIGYNSDMKDFAPNNHLASVIHNWGPYYAKRIQALLDNNWKSGSEWSGMAESTSKLVSLSPKIPVKIRELVANKQADIISGKFEVFAGPIKNYRGRVRIREGKKLSDDKLLRMNWYVEGVTGSLLSF from the coding sequence GTGTTAAATATCAAATCAAGAAAAATTCTTTTAAATGTGCTCACCCTTATGGGCTTGTTGTTGTCGCTCGCCATTTCAAATATTAGTTATTCGGCTCCAATTAAGGCGGCATTTATCTTAGTTGGGCCGGCTAATTATGTAGGGTGGAGTTACTCACATGATCAAGGGCGTCGCTTTTTAGAGCAAAAATTTGGTGCTCAAATAGAAACTGAATTTGTTGAATTTGTACCGGAAGGTCGTGCTTCCCGAGAAGTATTGCAAGAATTGGCCTCAAGAAACGATATTGTTTTTTCGACGTCTGTTGGTTACATGATTTCAACAGAAGGCATCGCTCGTGATAATCCAAAAGTCATGTTTGAGCATGCAACAGGTTCTCGCCAAGGCAAAAACCTGAGTAACTATGCAACGCGTGCTTATCAGCCTCGATACCTTTCTGGTTTAATTGCTGGAAGTATGACGAAAAGTGGAAAAATTGGTTACATTGCCGCGCATCCTATTCCAGAAGTTATTCGCGGTATCAATGCTTTCACTTTAGGGGTACGAGAAGTTAATCCAACAGCTGAAGTGGAAATCGAGTGGACGAAAGCTTGGTACGATCCAGAAAAAGATATTGAGTTAGCTAATAAGTTAGTCGCTTCAGGTGCTGATGTGCTAACCCATCATACCGATTCCTCATCAGTGACGGAGACTGCTGAGAAGAACAATGTTTTTGTTATTGGCTATAATTCTGATATGAAAGATTTTGCTCCAAATAATCATTTAGCCTCGGTTATTCATAACTGGGGTCCTTATTACGCTAAGCGTATTCAAGCGTTGTTAGATAATAACTGGAAGTCGGGTAGCGAATGGTCTGGAATGGCTGAGTCAACGTCGAAGCTGGTTTCACTGAGTCCTAAAATTCCCGTGAAGATTCGTGAGCTGGTTGCGAATAAGCAAGCCGATATAATATCAGGTAAGTTTGAAGTGTTTGCTGGGCCGATTAAAAATTATCGTGGCCGTGTGCGCATTAGAGAAGGTAAGAAATTGTCTGATGATAAGCTATTGCGTATGAACTGGTATGTGGAAGGCGTAACGGGATCTTTGTTGTCTTTCTAA
- a CDS encoding Predicted Fe-S oxidoreductase yields MVSNFPALTRSKLEILQVNLGYTCNLSCTHCHVNAGPKRTEQMDKANIDLVIEILKQHKVETLDLTGGAPELMPHFRYLVKAARELGVTVIDRCNLTILNEPGQEDLAQFLADNHVEVVASLPCYSEDNVDAQRGKGVFESSIEGLQKLNQLGYGKDDSTLPLNLVYNPGGAFLPPGQVELEAAYKEELGAEHNIQFNNLFTITNMPISRFGAVLLAQGEFYDYMNLLKNSYSPANLAGVMCLNTVSVGWEGNLYDCDFNQMLEIPLSGSHGINNIESARHVEGANKIKGDKSSYHLSDLLSSDLNGFPIAVADHCYGCTAGQGSSCGGAID; encoded by the coding sequence ATGGTATCCAATTTCCCTGCATTAACTCGCTCTAAGCTGGAAATACTACAGGTGAATCTTGGTTATACCTGTAACTTAAGTTGTACGCATTGCCATGTAAATGCGGGGCCTAAGCGTACCGAGCAAATGGATAAAGCCAATATTGATTTGGTGATTGAAATTTTAAAGCAGCATAAAGTTGAGACGCTGGATTTAACGGGGGGCGCGCCGGAGTTGATGCCGCATTTTCGTTATTTGGTTAAAGCGGCGCGTGAACTTGGGGTTACTGTGATAGATCGTTGTAATTTGACGATTTTAAATGAGCCCGGCCAAGAAGATCTTGCTCAATTTTTAGCCGATAACCATGTTGAAGTTGTTGCCTCATTACCTTGTTATAGCGAAGACAATGTTGATGCGCAGCGTGGTAAGGGTGTTTTTGAATCGAGTATTGAAGGTTTGCAAAAGCTTAATCAGCTTGGCTATGGCAAGGATGATTCAACATTACCTTTAAATCTTGTCTATAACCCCGGCGGTGCTTTTTTACCCCCAGGCCAGGTTGAGTTAGAAGCGGCTTATAAAGAAGAGCTTGGCGCTGAACATAATATTCAGTTTAATAATCTGTTCACTATTACTAACATGCCGATCTCGCGTTTTGGTGCGGTGTTATTAGCGCAGGGTGAGTTTTACGATTATATGAATTTGCTTAAAAACAGTTATTCGCCTGCTAATTTGGCCGGTGTTATGTGTTTGAATACGGTGAGTGTAGGTTGGGAAGGCAATCTTTATGATTGTGATTTTAACCAGATGTTAGAGATACCACTTTCTGGAAGTCATGGCATTAATAATATTGAGAGTGCCAGGCATGTTGAGGGTGCCAATAAGATTAAAGGGGATAAATCGAGCTATCACTTAAGTGATCTATTAAGTTCTGATCTAAATGGCTTCCCTATTGCAGTTGCAGATCATTGTTATGGTTGTACGGCGGGGCAAGGCAGCAGTTGCGGTGGTGCGATTGATTAG
- a CDS encoding Putative rRNA (Guanine-N(1)-)-methyltransferase codes for MTASILLCPVCKESLHANESNKSLSCVNNHSFDRARQGYLNLLLAHKKKSKNPGDSQEMVIARQAFLNSDFYRPISDSLNQIVVDCGLKISASKLDAPEKENPLQVLDIGCGEGYYSQRMHHSLSDHQIKHTLFGLDISKDAVIAAAKRAKAEANKEDAANTSTSEWLVASAIDIPLQAHSVDIATCLFTRLMPESYHKVIKQDGFFICVNTGEKHLIELREKLYEEITKAEFDPVKNMGDDFELIDHQQVSYQNTLSSQQQIQDLLLMTPHNWRTKADKKESLASLEALTVTIDAQIHVFKAKAKAVVEVEPKTSGSVNPWAKSTAEIEPNTQPIPEMPAEAITELPVEAPIEMPIKALTEMPIEAPTELPTATPVEIPAAENAQSKAANSNNPWGKAKVDVEESSVKEETATESKGKPNPWSKS; via the coding sequence ATGACTGCATCAATTTTATTATGCCCTGTATGCAAGGAAAGCCTACACGCAAACGAGAGCAATAAAAGTTTGAGCTGTGTGAATAATCACAGCTTCGACCGTGCACGCCAAGGATATTTAAACCTTCTTTTAGCGCACAAGAAAAAATCTAAAAACCCGGGAGATAGCCAAGAAATGGTTATCGCTCGCCAAGCATTTTTGAACTCAGATTTTTACCGTCCAATCTCTGATAGCTTGAATCAAATTGTTGTTGATTGCGGCCTTAAAATTTCAGCCTCGAAGCTTGATGCGCCCGAAAAAGAAAACCCTCTTCAAGTGCTAGACATCGGCTGTGGCGAAGGTTATTACAGCCAGCGCATGCATCACAGTTTAAGTGATCATCAAATCAAACATACCTTGTTTGGTTTAGATATCTCGAAAGATGCAGTAATTGCGGCGGCAAAACGTGCAAAAGCAGAAGCAAACAAAGAAGACGCTGCGAATACCAGCACCAGCGAATGGTTAGTGGCCTCTGCTATCGACATTCCTCTGCAAGCACACAGTGTCGATATTGCTACCTGCTTATTTACCCGCTTGATGCCAGAGAGCTATCACAAAGTGATTAAACAAGATGGATTTTTCATCTGCGTTAATACCGGTGAAAAGCACTTAATTGAATTGCGTGAAAAGCTGTACGAAGAAATCACCAAAGCCGAATTTGATCCGGTGAAAAACATGGGTGATGATTTTGAACTGATTGATCATCAGCAAGTAAGCTACCAAAATACCCTCAGTAGCCAACAACAGATTCAAGACCTGCTCTTAATGACGCCGCACAACTGGCGCACCAAAGCAGATAAAAAAGAATCGTTAGCCAGCTTAGAAGCATTGACCGTTACGATTGATGCACAAATTCATGTGTTTAAGGCAAAAGCCAAAGCGGTTGTAGAAGTTGAACCTAAAACATCGGGTTCAGTTAATCCGTGGGCTAAATCTACAGCAGAAATAGAGCCTAATACTCAACCTATTCCTGAGATGCCTGCTGAAGCGATTACTGAGCTTCCAGTTGAAGCGCCTATTGAAATGCCGATTAAAGCGCTAACTGAAATGCCTATTGAAGCGCCTACCGAACTTCCTACTGCCACACCGGTTGAAATACCAGCTGCAGAAAATGCTCAATCCAAAGCGGCGAATTCAAACAACCCTTGGGGAAAAGCTAAAGTAGACGTTGAAGAGAGTTCTGTAAAAGAAGAAACTGCGACTGAATCAAAAGGGAAACCTAATCCCTGGTCAAAAAGCTAA